In one Triplophysa rosa linkage group LG13, Trosa_1v2, whole genome shotgun sequence genomic region, the following are encoded:
- the polr1a gene encoding DNA-directed RNA polymerase I subunit RPA1 has product MLFSKETPWRRLEGMSFGMLSSEEIRKLSVKTITNSLLLDNVGNAASNGLYDLALGPADNKEICSTCMQDFKSCPGHFGHIDLPLPVYSPLFFDKLFLLIRGSCLVCQMLTCPRAAVHLLLCQLKLLNVGALKEVYDVENVLNQFVDANPRASGVEIQVALEKFITPILKANGDNRQADPMKHVCEKRVSLINNFWKIHMGSKKCPHCRASRAPLRREHNSKLIVTQSLSKADSELDDEDVPMAKRGYLTPSLAREHVIKLWEKEGFFLKHLFSGFDTGGSEKRFPEVFFLELVVVPPSRFRPINRLGDQMFTNGHTVNMQAVLKDNFIVQKLLALIAAEKTKAIEDTQTELEQSNETTEISQVDQSFLMDIQGQTLTDKLYNIWIRLQTHVNIVFDSEMDKMMTDKYPGVRQVLEKKEGLFRKHMMGKRVDYAARSVICPDMYIGTNEIGIPMVFATKLTYPQPVTSWNVKELRQAVLNGPNVHPGASMVINEDGSRTILNSTNLTQREAVAKQLLTPSTGQHKIPMKIVNRHIKNGDVLLLNRQPTLHRPSIQAHCARILPGEKVLRLHYSNCKAYNADFDGDEMNAHFPQSELGRAEAYTLVSTDQQYLVPKDGKPLAGLIQDHMVSGSSMTLRGCFFTRDQYTALIYRGLTDKVGRVKLLTPALIKPVPLWTGKQVVSTLLLNVIPENSIPLNLAGKAKIPSKAWVKEPPRPVPGYNPDIMCESQVIIRQGELLLGVLDKAHYGSSSYGLVHCCYELYGGETSGKLLSCLARLFTAYLQLYRGFTLGVEDILVKKRANKQRRKIIQESVTCGSKALRAAFNLPESAAVDEARECWQDAHLNTDQRDFNMVDLKFKEEVNQVNNNINKVCMPAGLHRSFPENNLQLMVQSGAKGSTVNTMQISCLLGQIELEGRRPPLMPSGKSLPCFQPYDPQPRSGGFVTGRFLTGIKPPEFFYHCMAGREGLVDTAVKTSRSGYLQRCVIKHLEGLVVQYDLTVRDSDGSVVQFLYGEDGLDVPKTQFLQPRQFSFIKDNYEVIRKSKCLDDILAKMDPQTANNHFNAIKKWKSKRERDSPRGGAFLLYSQKKLAKLKAQSMSQELSNGRDCATLQLSEQWRNLDKSNRTKYLKKSSGCPDPCLALHRPDICFGSVSETFDNIVESYLNQYSVKKEFQTSSDVVDTERLKVLLQLKWQRALCDPGEAVGLLAAQSIGEPSTQMTLNTFHFAGRGEMNVTLGIPRLREILLIASSNIKTPMMSIPVLMNKKAIKRVKALRKKLARVCLAEVLHKVDVTETLRMEGGKRKKSRVFKLAFHFLPPERYQQDKQLDPQQILHFMEQRFFRLLLEAIKKLNAKLASLSALDTRRATPGNDDREVAATPDREDAEGEDPGDNRVVDDEANEGDTDATDARMKAKQDEEVDYEGEDGEDEGSDEEHAEDEHADDRQEEAESSELPEEGSSGSTPQSQRNSASKQLHVDSQDEEMRINSVLRFSDVIEDYKYDTEDGLWCELTMVLPVSKVHVDLTSVVVKLARNAVVMETKGIARCLLNEVTTKQGNKELMLNTEGINMQELFKYTNILDLNRLYSNEIHAMANTYGIEVALKVIEKEIKDVFAVYGIEVDPRHLSLVADYMCFEGVYKPLNRFGIQSNSSPLQQMTFETSFKFLKQATMLGSYDKLTSPSACLVVGKVVKGGTGLFDLKQPLQ; this is encoded by the exons ATGTGGGCAATGCGGCATCAAATGGGTTGTATGATCTGGCTCTGGGTCCGGCTGACAACAAAGAGATCTGCTCCACCTGCATGCAGGACTTTAAGAGCTGTCCTGGACACTTCGGACACATAGATCTGCCCCTGCCCGTCTACAGCCCTCTGTTCTTTGAT AAATTGTTTTTGCTCATCCGGGGTTCGTGCCTGGTGTGCCAAATGTTGACGTGTCCGCGGGCAGCCGTCCATTTACTGCTGTGCCAGCTGAAGCTTCTGAATGTGGGAGCTTTGAAGGAGGTTTACGATGTCGAGAACGTCCTCAATCAG TTTGTGGATGCCAACCCTCGGGCGTCTGGAGTAGAAATCCAAGTAGCTCTGGAGAAGTTTATTACTCCCATCCTCAAAGCCAACGGAGACAATCGGCAAGCTGACCCG ATGAAACATGTCTGTGAAAAAAGAGTCTCTCTCATAAACAATTTCTGGAAAATACACATGGGctcaaaaaaatgtccccactgCAG AGCCAGTCGAGCGCCGTTGCGCAGGGAACATAACAGTAAACTGATCGTCACACAGTCACTTTCCAAAGCAGACTCAGAATTAGACGATG AGGACGTGCCGATGGCCAAACGAGGATACCTGACTCCAAGCTTGGCCCGAGAGCATGTTATCAAACTCTGGGAGAAAGAAG GTTTTTTCCTCAAGCATCTGTTCTCAGGGTTTGACACGGGCGGCTCAGAGAAACGCTTCCCTGAAGTTTTCTTCTTAGAGCTGGTGGTCGTCCCTCCGTCCAG GTTCAGGCCTATAAATCGGTTGGGAGATCAGATGTTCACCAACGGTCATACAGTGAACATGCAGGCAGTGTTAAAGGACAATTTCATTGTTCAGAAGTTGCTGGCGCTCATCGCTGCTGAGAAGACCAAGGCTATagaagacacacagacagagctgGAGCAG TCCAATGAGACTACGGAGATCAGTCAGGTAGATCAGTCCTTTCTAATGGACATCCAGGGACAGACTCTAACGGACAAGCTCTACAACATCTGGATCCGTCTACAGACTCACGTCAACATTGTGTTTGACAGCGAAATGgacaaaatgatgacagacaagTATCCTGGAGTGCGTCAG GTCTTGGAGAAGAAAGAAGGTTTGTTCAGGAAGCACATGATGGGAAAGCGTGTGGATTACGCCGCTCGCTCCGTCATTTGTCCCGACATGTACATCGGAACCAATGAGATTGGAATACCAATG GTGTTTGCCACCAAGCTGACGTACCCGCAGCCAGTGACGTCGTGGAATGTGAAGGAACTCAGACAGGCTGTGCTGAACGGACCCAACGTTCACCCCGGAGCCTCCATGGTCATCAATGAGGACGGGTCCCGAACGATTCTCAACAGTACCAACCTGACCCAGAGAGAAGCCGTAGCCAAACAGCTCCTGACGCCCAGCACCGGCCAACACAAGATCCCTATGAAGATC GTTAATCGACACATCAAGAACGGCGACGTGTTGTTGTTGAACCGTCAGCCCACTCTCCACAGACCGTCTATTCAGGCCCACTGCGCTCGCATCCTGCCGGGAGAGAAAGTGCTGCGCTTGCATTACTCCAACTGTAAAGCCTACAATGCCGACTTTGATGGAGACGAGATGAACGCTCACTTCCCTCAGAGTGAACTGGGAAGAGCTGAAGCTTACACACTAGTGAGCACAGACCAGCAGTATTTAGTGCCTAAA GATGGGAAGCCGTTGGCTGGTCTGATTCAGGATCACATGGTGTCCGGCAGCAGCATGACTCTCCGGGGCTGTTTTTTCACGCGGGATCAGTACACAGCATTGATCTACAGAGGGCTGACAGACAAGGTCGGCAGAGTAAAGCTCCTCACCCCCGCGCTCATTAAACCCGTGCCACTCTGGACGGGCAAACAG GTTGTGTCAACCCTTTTGCTGAATGTCATTCCTGAAAACAGCATCCCTTTGAACCTGGCGGGAAAGGCAAAGATTCCCAGTAAAGCCTGGGTGAAGGAACCCCCCAGACCAGTTCCAGGATACAATCCAGACATTATGTGTGAATCTCAG gtgaTCATTCGGCAGGGTGAACTTCTGCTGGGTGTTTTGGATAAAGCTCATTACGGCAGCTCTTCTTACGGTCTGGTGCACTGCTGCTATGAGCTGTACGGAGGAGAGACCAGCGGGAAACTGCTCAGCTGTCTGGCTCGCCTCTTCACCGCATACCTGCAGCTGTACCGCGGCTTCACGCTGG GGGTGGAGGACATTCTGGTCAAAAAGAGAGCCAACAAACAAAGAAGGAAAATAATTCAAGAGTCAGTCACATGTGGTTCCAAG GCTCTGCGGGCGGCGTTTAACCTGCCCGAGTCTGCTGCTGTGGATGAAGCCAGAGAATGCTGGCAAGACGCTCATCTGAACACAGACCAGAGAGATTTCAACATGGTGGACCTGAAGTTCAAAGAGGAGGTCAATCAAGTCAACAACAACATCAACAAG GTGTGCATGCCAGCGGGTCTCCACCGCTCTTTCCCGGAGAATAACCTGCAGCTCATGGTGCAGTCAGGAGCAAAGGGTTCCACTGTTAACACCATGCAG ATCTCCTGTTTGCTGGGTCAGATCGAGCTGGAGGGCCGCCGGCCGCCGCTGATGCCTTCTGGGAAATCCCTGCCCTGCTTTCAGCCCTACGATCCTCAGCCACGCTCGGGCGGATTTGTCACTGGTAGATTCTTGACGGGCATCAAACCTCCT GAGTTCTTTTATCACTGTATGGCTGGTCGTGAAGGTCTCGTGGACACGGCTGTCAAAACCAGTCGATCTGGTTATCTTCAGAG GTGTGTTATCAAGCATCTGGAGGGTCTGGTGGTTCAGTACGATCTGACGGTGAGAGACAGTGATGGAAGTGTGGTCCAGTTTCTCTACGGGGAGGACGGACTGGATGTTCCCAAGACTCAGTTCTTACAGCCGCGTCAGTTCAGTTTCATCAAAGACAACTATGAG GTCATCAGAAAATCCAAGTGTTTGGATGACATTTTGGCTAAGATGGACCCACAGACTGCCAACAATCATTTTAATGCCATAAAGAAATGGAAATCCAAACGTGAGCGTGATTCACCCCGAGGCGGGGCGTTCCTGCTTTACTCGCAGAAGAAACTGGCCAAGTTAAAAGCTCAATCAATGAGCCAAGAACTGAGCAATGGAAGAGACTGCGCCACTCTACAG CTTTCGGAGCAGTGGAGGAATCTGGACAAGTCGAACCGGACGAAGTATTTGAAGAAGAGCTCTGGTTGTCCAGACCCGTGTTTGGCTCTCCACCGGCCGGACATCTGCTTCGGTTCAGTATCCGAGACGTTTGACAACATTGTCGAGTCCTATCTGAATCAGTACAGTGTAAAGAAAGAATTTCAAACGTCATCTGACGTCGTTGACACAGAGCG ACTGAAGGTTCTGCTGCAGCTCAAGTGGCAGAGAGCTCTGTGTGATCCAGGTGAAGCTGTAGGTCTGCTGGCCGCTCAGAGCATCGGAGAGCCATCCACACAAATGACCCTCAACACCTTCCATTTTGCCGGCAGAGGCGAGATGAACGTCACGCTGGGTATTCCCAG ATTACGTGAGATCCTCCTGATTGCCAGCTCTAACATCAAAACACCCATGATGAGTATTCCAGTTCTGATGAACAAGAAAGCCATAAAGCGGGTTAAAGCGCTGCGGAAGAAACTAGCCCGTGTGTGTTTGGCAGAG GTGCTTCACAAGGTGGACGTGACAGAAACCTTGCGTATGGAGGggggaaagagaaaaaaatcaaggGTCTTCAAACTCGCCTTCCACTTTCTGCCCCCCGAGCGATACCAGCAGGACAAGCAGCTCGATCCTCAACAGATTCTTCATTTCATGGAGCAAAG GTTCTTTCGTCTGCTCTTAGAGGCCATTAAGAAGCTGAACGCTAAACTTGCGTCTCTCAGCGCTCTGGACACGCGCAGGGCCACGCCGGGTAATGACGATCGTGAAGTGGCCGCCACCCCGGACCGAGAG GATGCTGAAGGTGAGGATCCAGGTGACAACAGGGTTGTGGATGATGAGGCGAATGAAGGAGACACTGACGCAACAGATGCCAGGATGAAAGCTAAACAAGATGAAGAG GTGGACTACGAAGGTGAGGATGGGGAGGATGAGGGCAGCGACGAAGAACATGCTGAAGACGAACATGCTGATGACAGACAGGAAGAGGCGGAGTCTTCAGAGCTCCCGGAGGAAGGGTCCAGTGGAAGCACACCACAGAGCCAGAGAAACAGCGCTTCTAAACAGCTACATGTTGATTCACAAGATGAGGAAATGCGGATCAATTCAGTGCTGCGGTTCAGCGACGTCATTGAAGACTACAAATATGACACGGAAGATGGACTGTGGTGTGAG CTGACCATGGTCCTTCCTGTCAGTAAGGTGCACGTTGACCTGACATCAGTGGTGGTGAAACTGGCTCGGAACGCTGTGGTCATGGAGACCAAGGGCATCGCACGCTGCTTACTGAACGAGGTCACCACCAAACAGGGTAATAAAGAGCTGATGCTTAACACGGAGGGGATCAACATGCAAGAGCTCTTCAAATATACCAAT ATCCTGGACCTGAATCGATTGTACTCCAACGAGATCCACGCCATGGCCAACACGTATGGCATTGAGGTGGCCCTCAAGGTCATTGAGAAGGAGATCAAAGATGTGTTTGCCGTCTATG GCATTGAGGTGGACCCACGTCACCTCTCTCTAGTGGCTGACTACATGTGTTTTGAGGGAGTTTACAAGCCTCTCAACCGCTTCGGTATCCAGTCCAACAGTTCACCCCTGCAGCAGATGACCTTTGAGACCAGTTTTAAGTTCTTGAAACAGGCCACAATGCTAG GTTCCTACGATAAACTGACTTCGCCTTCAGCTTGTTTGGTTGTAGGGAAAGTTGTGAAAGGAGGAACGGGACTCTTCGATCTTAAACAGCCATTACAGTAA
- the LOC130563902 gene encoding ephrin-B1-like yields MAGHGYWKYNIWICIFTYRFILFSAKSLETIIWSAQNPKFQEGKGLVIYPDIGDRLDIICPKADDNQLYGYYKLYLVRKEQAEECSTVLDPNVLVNCNKPEKNIKFTIKFQEFSPNYMGLEFKSNINYYITSTSNSSLEGLENREGGVCKTHSMKVILKVGQNPNATAPDPEQTQPLMIESSVNVSIDTDSDRPVRAGSTETINQNPSDTDDGILGSMITVFSAIGAGCFVFLLLLIFLIVLLIKIRKRSRKPTQPRLAPLTLSTLSPKIMGDVTSEPSDMIISLRTENTYCPHYEQVCGDYGHPVYFLQDMSPQSPTNIYYKV; encoded by the exons ATGGCTGGACACGGATACTGGAAGTATAACATCTGGATTTGTATATTCACGTACAGGTttatattattttcagccaaatCACTGGAGACCATCATCTGGAGCGCTCAAAACCCAAA ATTCCAGGAGGGAAAAGGCCTGGTGATCTATCCTGATATTGGGGACAGGTTGGATATTATCTGTCCTAAAGCAGACGACAACCAGCTGTATGGGTATTATAAGCTGTATTTGGTAAGGAAAGAGCAGGCTGAAGAATGCAGCACGGTCCTGGACCCTAATGTACTGGTCAACTGCAACAAACCAGAGAAGAACATCAAGTTCACCATTAAATTCCAAGAGTTCAGCCCGAACTATATGGGACTGGAGTTTAAGAGTAACATCAACTACTACATCACCT CTACATCAAATAGCTCTTTAGAAGGCTTGGAGAATCGCGAGGGAGGCGTGTGCAAAACTCACTCTATGAAAGTCATTCTGAAGGTTGGACAGA ATCCAAACGCAACTGCACCAGACCCAGAACAGACTCAACCTCTAATGATCGAATCAAGTGTTAATGTTTCCATCGACACAGACTCAGACAGACCCGTGAGAGCCGGGAGCACAG AAACTATCAATCAAAATCCCAGCGACACGGATGATGGCATTCTGGGCTCCATGATCACTGTTTTCTCTGCCATTGGTGCGGGTTGTTTCGTATTCCTTCTCCTTCTGATTTTCTTGATCGTTCTGCTCATCAAAATTCGGAAGCGCTCAAGGAAGCCCACGCAACCTCGTTTGGCACCCCTGACCCTCAGCACCCTCAGCCCCAAGATTATGGGCGACGTCACCTCAGAACCCAGTGACATGATCATCTCTCTACGAACAGAAAACACTTACTGCCCACACTATGAACAAGTGTGCGGAGATTATGGTCATCCAGTCTATTTCTTACAGGACATGTCACCACAGAGTCCGACCAACATCTACTACAAGGTGTAG